The Leptolyngbya sp. CCY15150 genome contains a region encoding:
- the petN gene encoding cytochrome b6-f complex subunit PetN, whose translation MDILTLGWVSLLVVFTFSISMVVWARNGF comes from the coding sequence ATGGATATTTTGACATTAGGCTGGGTTTCGCTCTTAGTGGTCTTCACGTTTTCCATCTCCATGGTGGTCTGGGCCCGGAACGGATTCTAG